The following nucleotide sequence is from Streptomyces sp. NBC_00237.
CCGTGATGAAGGACGTCCCGGTCGTCCCCTTCCTCAACTCCGCCACCAGCCAGGTGCACGGCAAGGACGTCGGCGGCGCGGCCATCCACCCGATCTACGGCACGGTCTCCCCGGCCTGGCTGTACCTGAAGAAGTGATCCGCGACCTCTCCGGAGACCTGATTCCATGACCGGCTACGTCCTGCGACGTGCGCTCCAGGCGGCGGCGGTGCTCCTCGTGATCACCGCCGTCACCTTCGGGCTCTTCCACGCAGCCCCCTCCGACCCCGCCCTCACCGCCTGCGGCCCGCAGTGCGACAGCGCCCAGGTCGCCGAACTCCGCATCTCGATGGGCCTCGACCAGCCGATCCTCGCCCAGTTCGCGGACTACCTGCGCGGACTCTTCCTCGGTCGCTCCATCCGCGACCTCGACGGCACGGTCCTGGACTGCGCGGCCCCCTGCCTCGGCTACTCGTACGTCCTCCAACAGCCCGTCCTCGAAGCGGTGCTGGAGCACCTTCCGGCCACCCTGTCGCTGGCCGCCGGAGCCCTCGTGGTGATCGTCGTGCTCGGCGTCGGCGTCGGCTTCACCGCCGCGCTGCGCCGGGGGAGCGCCACCGACCGGCTGCTGTCCGGCTTCACCCTGGTCGGTGCGAGCGTGCAGATCTACTTCCTGGGCTACGTGCTCCAGTACCTCCTCGTCTACACGACGGGCCTCCTGCCGGTCCCCGGCTACACGCCCCTCGGCGAGGACCCGGCCGCCTGGCTCACCGGGCTGCTGCTGCCGTGGCTGGTCCTGGGCTTCGTCAACGCGGCCGTCTTCGCCCGCCTCTCCCGGTCCCAGCTCCTGGAGACCATGCACGAGGGGTACGTGAGGACCGCGCGCGCCAAGGGGATGAGTGCGGTCCGCGCCCACCTGAAGTACACGGCGCGGGGCGCGTCCGGGCCGCTGGTGCAGCTCCTGGGGCTGGAGGTGGGGGTGCTGTTCGGCGGGGCCTTCATCACCGAGACCGTGTTCGGGATCAGTGGGGTGGGGCGGCTCGCCGTCGACTCCGTCCTCCAGAACGACCTGCCGACCGTCGTCGGCACCGTCCTGCTCGCCGCGTTCTTCGTGGTGGTGTTCGTCGCCGTCGCCGACCTGGTGGTGGCCCGTCTCGACCCGAGGGTGAGGCTCGCATGACCGCCGTACTGGCTGCCCGGGACCTGTCCGTCGCCTTCACCGGGAGGGAGGGCGAAGTGACGGCCGTCGACCGGGTCTCCTTCGAGCTGATGCCCGGGGAAGTCCTGGGCCTGGTGGGGGAGTCGGGCTCGGGGAAGTCGACCGTCGGGCTCGCCGCGCTGGGGCTGCACGATCCCGTAAGGACCCGGATCGGCGGAAGCCTGACGGTGTGCGGCACACAGGTCGTGGGTGCTCCGGAGGCGCGGGTGCGGGCGCTGCGGGGCGATCGGATCTCCATGGTCTTCCAGGATGCCCTGGCCGCGCTCTCGCCGTTCCATCCGGTGGGGGAGCAGGTCGCGGAGGCGTACCGGCTGCACCATCCGGCGGCTTCCCGAGCCGAGGCGCGGGAGCGGGCGGGAGCGATGCTGGAGCGGGTCGGGATTCCGGCGGCGCGGGCGCGCGAGTATCCCCATCTCTTCTCGGGCGGGATGCGGCAGCGGGTGATGATCGCCATGGCGTTGGTGAACGACCCCGCGGTGGTCGTGGCGGACGAGCCGACGACCGCGCTCGATGTGCGGGTGCAGCGCCAAGTGATGGATGTGCTGGGGGAGTTGGTGGCCGACAGTGGTACCGCTGTGCTGCTGGTGACCCACGATGTGGGTGTCGTCGCGGAGCGCGCGGACCGGATGCTGGTCATGCGGGGCGGGGTGCTCCTGGAGGAGGGGCCGACGGGGAAGCTCCTTGCGGACGCGAAGCATCCGTACACGAGGGCGTTGATCGGGGCGGCGCCGACGATGGAGTCGGTGCCGGGCACGCGGTTGGCGACGGTGGACGAGCCGTCGCCGTCGGCGGTGCCGGTGCGGGGGGCGGGGCCCGACGCGGGGGCGGTGCTCGCCGAGGTGAAGGGGCTGCGAGTGGAGTTCCCCGTGGCCAGGCGGCTGTTCGGGCGTCGGCCCGAGCCTCGGGTGGCGGTCCGGGACGTGTCGTTGCGCATCGCCGAGGGGGAGACGCTGGGGCTGGTCGGCGAGTCGGGGTCGGGGAAGTCGACCACCGCTCGGGTGCTGGCGGGGTTGCAGCGGCCGACCGCGGGCACGGTGCGGGTGGCGGGGCGGGACATCTCCGGGGCGGCTGATTCAGCTTCCCTGCGGAGGGAGTTGAGCCGGGAGGTGCAGTTGGTCTTCCAGGACCCGTACGCCTCGTTGAATCCGCGCCGGACGGTGGAGCAGATCGTCACCACGCCGCTGACGGTTCACACCTCGTTGGACGCTTCCGAGCGGCGGGAGCGGGCGGCGGAGCTGTTGACGCAGGTCGGACTGAGCCCTGACCAACTGCCGCGCTACCCGCATGAGTTCAGTGGCGGGCAACGGCAGCGGATCGGGATCGCGCGGGCGCTGGCGGTGCGGCCGAAGCTGATCGTGGCGGACGAGCCGGTGTCGGCGCTGGACGTGTCGGTGCAGGCGCAGGTGCTGAATCTGCTGATGGACCTGCGGGACGAGTTCGGGCTGTCGCTGCTGTTCGTGTCCCACGACCTGGCCGTCGTACGGCACTTCTGCGACCACGTCGCGGTCATGCACCAGGGTGAGGTGGTGGAGAGCGGGACGCGGGAGGAGGTGTTCGGGGGGCCTCGGCACGCGTACACACGGGAGTTGTTGGCGGGGGGCATCTTCAGTCCGTCCGGCGTCTGAGGACGCGCGGCGAAGCCATGCAGGGGGCGAGGGGCGTAGCCCCAGGTAGGGACGGCAACCCGGTCGAAGGTGCCCGCCGGGCGGTCCCGGGTCACCAGGCTAGCGTGGGGACAAAACTTGTGAAATCTTTCACAAGCCCTCAAGGGGCTTTAGTCCCTGGGTGTTCGCGCAGGTCACAGGGGGTTGAGTGGAGGAAGTCGGCAATTCGTAAGGACCTTCGGCCTGCCGGTTGAGGGCATTCGTCGATCATTTCCGGGCCGTGACAGGAGTGGAATGGACTCGTCAGCAAGAAGGCCGCAGCGAAGGAGTACCTGTCATGCAGGCCCAGGAGATGGTTGACGGACTCGTCCAGGGGGCACTCGAAGCGCTCGCCGCGTTCGAGGGGCTCGATCAGGAGCAGGTCGACCACATCGTCAAGAAGTCCTCCCTCGCGGCGCTCGCCGCCCACGGAGACCTGGCCCGGCAGGCCGTCGAGGAGACCGGTCGCGGCGTCTTCGAGGACAAGGCCGTCAAGAACCTCTTCGCCTGCGAGCACGTCACGAACTCGATGGCCGGTCTCAGGACCGTCGGCGTCGTCCACCGCGACGAGCTGAACGGCATCACCGAGATCGCCGAGCCGGTCGGCGTGGTCTGCGCGATGACCCCGGTCACCAACCCGACCTCGACCACGATCTTCAAGGCCCTCATCGCCCTGAAGACCCGCAACCCGATCGTCTTCGCCTTCCACCCCTCCGCGCAGAAGTGCTCGTCCGAGGCCGCCCGCATCGTCCGCGACGCCGCCGTCGCCGCCGGAGCACCCGAGGACTGCGTGCAGTGGATCGACGCCCCCTCGATGGAGGCGACGGGGCTGCTGATGAACCACGACGGTGTCTCCACCATCCTCGCCACCGGCGGCAACGCCATGGTCACGTCGGCCTACTCCTGCGGCAAGCCCGCCCTCGGCGTCGGTGCGGGCAACGTTCCCGCGTACATCGCCAGGAGCGGAAAGCTCCAGCGGGCCGTGCACGACGTCGTGCTGTCGAAGGCATTCGACAACGGGATGATCTGCGCCTCCGAGCAGGCCGTCATCCTCGATGCCGAGATCTACGAGGCGGGCATCGCGGAGTTCGAGCGGCTGCACGCGTACGTCCTGAGCGCCGCCGAGAAGACCAAGGTCGAGGAGTTCGTCTTCGGGACGACGGCGTACGCCACGAACTGCGGCGGCGCGAAGCTGAATGCGGCTGTTGTCGGCAAGTCGCCCCAGTGGATCGCCGAGCAGGCCGGGTTCGAGGTTCCCGAGGACGCTTCGATTCTCCTCGCCGAGTGCGCGGAGGTCGGTCCGGCCGAGCCGCTCACGAGGGAGAAGCTGTCCCCGATCCTGGCCGCCCTGAAGGCCGACGACACCGAGCACGGGCTGCGACTGTCGGCCCAGATGGTCGAGTTCGACGGGCTCGGGCACAGCGCCGCCATCCACACCGAGGACGAGGAGCTCGCCGAGGAGTTCGGCAGGCGCGTCAAGGCGGTCCGCGTCATCGTCAACGCGCCCTCCACCTTCGGCGGCATCGGCGACGTCTACAACGCCTTCCTGCCCTCGCTGACCCTCGGCTGCGGCTCGTACGGACACAACTCGGTCTCCAACAACGTGACCGCGGTGAACCTCCTCAACATCAAGCGGATCGGACGGCGCAACACCAACATGCAGTGGTTCAAGGTTCCGCCCAAGATCTACTTCGAGCGCAACTCGCTGCGCTACCTCGGTGAGATGGCCGGGATGAAGCGCGTCACGATCGTGACGGACAAGACGATGAGTGCGCTGGGGTTCGTCCAGAAGGTCACCGACATCCTGGGCGGCCGTGAGGACCGCGTCGTCCTCCAGGTCATCGACACCGTCGAGCCCAACCCCGAGCTGGAGACCGTTAAGGCCGGTGCCGCGCTGATGCGGGACTTCAGGCCGGACACGATCATCGCGCTCGGCGGTGGGTCGCCGATGGACGCGGCGAAGATCATGTGGCTGATGTACGAGCGGCCCGAGGTCGAGTTCGCGGACACGAAGGAGAAGTTCTTCGACGTGCGGAAGCGGGCCTACAAGTTCCCGGCGCTGGGGGAGAAGGCGCAGCTGGTGGCGATTCCGACGACCTCGGGGACGGGGTCGGAGGTGACGCCGTTCGCGGTGATCTCCGATCCGAAGGCGGCGCAGAAGTACCCGCTGGCGGACTATGCGCTCACTCCGAACGTGGCGATCGTCGACCCCACGCTGCCGATGGGGCTTCCGGCGAAGGTCACCGCGGACTCGGGCTTCGACGCTCTGACGCACGCCACTGAGGCGTATGTGTCGGTGTACGCGAACGACTACACCGATGGGCTCTGCCTGCAGGCGATCAAGCTGATCTTCGAGAACCTGGAGCGGTGTGTCGTCGACGGGGCGAACGACCCCGAGGCGCGCGAGAAGATGCACAACGCGTCGACCGTGGCGGGGATGGCCTTCGCCAATGCCTTCCTGGGGCTGGTGCACGCGATGGCGCACACGCTGGGGAACACCTTCTATGTGGCGCACGGGCGTACGAACGCGCTGCTGCTGCCGCACGTGATCCGGCACAACGGGCAGGTGGCGGCGAAGGCCACGCCGTGGCCGAAGGCCGAGGTCTACCAGGCGCCGGAGCGCTTCCAGGCCATCGCGAAGGCGCTGGGGCTGCCGGCCTCGACTCCGGCGGAGGGCGTGGAGTCGTACGCTCGCGCGGTGGAGGAGCTGCGGGCCCGGTGCGGGATTCCGGCGAGCTTCCAGGAGGAGGGCGTCGATGAGAAGGCGTTCTTGGCGGCGCTCCCGCAGCAGGCCCTCAACGCCTACGCCGACCAGTGCGCACCGGCCAACCCGCGGATGCCGATGATCGCGGACATGAAGAACCTCATGACTCGGGCCTACTACGGGAAATAGCCCGAGCCCCGCTGGGCGGGTCGGCCGACCCGTCGGTGTTGGGGGAGCCGGGGGGAGAGGACTGCTTCGCAGCCTCTCCCCCCGGCTCCTGCTCGGTTCTACCTCTTCGGCCAGTACCAGAGGGGTTCGTCGAGGGGGCCCTCGCGGCCGGAGACCGTTGTCTGGCCGAAGTCCTTGGTCAGCTCGATCGTGTTGAGGTCGATCCGGGCCCGGCGGGTGCCCTCCAGCAGGGCGTCCGCGAGCGGGCGGGCGTGGGTGACCACCACCAGCTGGACCGTGCGGCCCGCCGTCAGGATCAGGTCCGCGAGCGGGCGGAGCAGGTCCGGGTGGAGGCTGGTCTCCGGCTCGTTGAGGACGAGGAGGGTGGGCGGGCGGGGGGTGAGGAGCGCCGCCACCCAGAGCAAGTAGCGCAGGGTGCCGTCGGAGAGTTCCGGGGCGCCCAGCGGGCGGAGCAGGCCGTGCTGGTGGAGTTCCAGTTCGAAGCGGCCGCCGTGCGAGGCGACGGAGACCCGGCTGCCGGGGAACGCGGAGTCGATCGCCTCGTCCATCGCGGCGTGGTCGCCGATCTCGCGGATCGTCTGGAGGGCCGCCGCGAGGTCGGAGCCGTCGGCGCTCAGGACCGGGGTGCGGGTGCCGATCTGGGCGGAGCGGGCCGGGGCGTGGGCGTCGGTCCTGACATGGTCGTAGAAGCGCCAGTTGCGGATGCGTTCGCGCAGGAGGAGCAGGTCCGGGGCGAGCTGGGGGTCCGCGACCTCGCTCAGCATGCTGTCGTACGGACGGATCTGCCCCTGCGAGCGGTGCCAGTCGCCGGACGCCGTCCGCACCCGTACGGCAGGGCCCGAGCGTTCCGAGAGGAGCGCCGCCGGGCGCAGCACCGGGCCCGCCCAGGTGCACTCCCGCTTGATCTCCGGGTCCGCGCCGAACATCGAGTGGGCGTCGGGCGGCTGCTGGCCGAAGTCGATCGCGTACCCGAACTCGTCGCCCGCGAAGCCCAGGCGCAGGTTCACCGGGCCCTGGGGGGCCGTCCCCTGCACGGGGTACAGGCCCTCGCGGACCGCGCGGCCGATCTTCTCCGGGCCCGCCCAGAGGGTGGAGTTCAGACCGCCCTCGCGGGCCAGGGCGGCGACCGCTCCGTTGCGGGAGGAGTCGGCGAGCAGGCGCAGGGCGCGGTAGAGGCTGGACTTGCCGGTTCCGTTCGCGCCGGTGACGACGTTGACCCGGCCGAGTTCGACGATCAGTTTGCGCAGGGAGCGGTAGTTCTCGACCGCGAGGGTGGTGAGCATGGGGCGAGTCTGCTCCGTTCGGGCCGGGGCGGTTCGGGCCGGGTCGGCCAGGGCGATGCCGGTCAGGACTCCGGGTGGTCCTCGGGGGCCAGGAAGCGGCCCATGGGGAGGACCGGGCGGCCCCAGGTGCTGGCGAGGACCTGCCCGGCCAGCAGGTACGTCGCCCCTGCCGCCGCGCACAGCCCCGCCCAGCCAGCGATCCGGTTCCAGCCGACGATGCCGGTGAAGCCGAAGCAGGTCATCCCGATGAAGACGACCAGGACGCAGGTGAAGGTGAGGAGCAGGGCCAGGTGGATGCGGAAGCAGGCGAGCCACAGGACGAAGACGACGAAGACCCAGGGGAGGGCGAAGAGGCCGTTCACGTCGCCGCGCAGGGCCGGGTCCGTGGCAGGGAGCACCCACTGGATCAGGACCGCCTTGGCGCACCAGAAGAGGCCGAAGCCGCCGAAGACCGTGGCGTGCCAGGTGTCGCCGCGCTGCGCCTGGAAGAGACCGGCGAGGAGCTGGGCGAGGCCGCCGACGAAGAAGCCGACGACCGGGAGGACGGAGTGGGCGAGCTTCTCCGGGAAGACGCCCGCGTCGATGCCGGTGGCGATGATCGTGACCACGATGAAGCCGGTCAGGCCCAGCGGGCCGAGCTGGGCCTGTGCCGTCGGCTCCATCCGTTTGACGGAGACCGCCTGGGCCGCGGGCCCCGAACGGTGCCCCAGCCCCAGGTTCACGCGCGGTGCCCGGTGTCCAGGGTCGCCCCGCCGGTGCCGTCCGCGCGGTCGTCCGGGTCGGTGTCCAGCAGGACCTCCTCGGGCGAGGGCCTGCGCAGCGACGCCACCGCCATGGTCAGGGCCGCGCCCACGACCGCCCAGGCGGAGAGGACGAGCAGCGGACCCGTGACGTTGTTGCCCTTGAAGTACGCGATCGAGCGCGCCACCCACGTCGCCGCGCCCGGCGGCAGCGCGGGCCCGATGGAGCGCCAGAAGCCCGGCAGCATCGGGCCGGGGAACGCGCCGCCCGCACTCGGGTTGCCGCCGATCACGATGATCAGGATGGCCAGGCCGATGCCGACCACGCCGAAGATGCCCTGGAGGGCGAGCGTGAGGGCGCCGACCGCGAAGACCGTGAGCGCGCCCAGACCCCACAAACCCCACATGCTGCCGGGCAGCGCACCGAGGACCGGACCGGCGATCACCGCGCCGAGGAGGCCGGAGACGACGGAGTACAGGGCCATCGCGCCGAGCCGGATGGCGGCCCGCTTGCGGTTCGCCGGGCGGGCGCCCGCACTGATCGCCAGGATCGCCGCGCACAGGTAGCCGCCGACGCACCAGCCGACCACGAGGTAGAAGGAGCTGAGCCCGTTCGCGTCCTGCGCCGAGGCCGGGGCGATGTCCTTGAAGGTGACCGTCCGCCGCTGCGACGTCGCGACCTCGGTGAAGATCTGCTCCAGTGCGCGGGTCTCGGAACCGCCCTGGCCGGAGGCGACCAGGAGGGTGTCCTGGGTGCCGCCCCTCGGGTCCACCAGGAGCGTCGCGTCGATGTCGCGGTTCAGCATCTCGTCGCGGGCCGCCGCCTCGGAGGCCAGGGGGCGCGGGTCCAGGGGGGAGCCGGGCAGCTTGCGCAGCTGCTCCGTGAACTGCTCCGCCGCCCCGCCCGGCGCGACCACGGCCACCTTGATGTCCCGGGGCTTGGGATGGTGCAGAGCGCCCACGTACGAGGTGATGAACAGCAGTTGCAGGGCCAGGCAGCCGATGACGAGCAGTGCGGCTCGCGGGGTCACGGCGTGCTTCAACTCGTCGGCGAATCTCATGTCCCCACGCTGCTGGGGCAGGCCGCTTCCCGCAGGTGGGGTGGGCCGTACGGGTGAAGGGGGAGGGGTGATTCCGGTTGTGCGGAGTACGTGCCGGTGTGCGGTGACACGGCTCGTGGCGAGGGACGACCCAGCAGCGTGATCCAGGACATGGACCTGCCGGCCGATGGAGGATCTCCGATGAAGTTCAGCTACGTGATGCTGCCTGACTACCCGCTCCAGGACTCCCTCGCCTCGATCCGGCTCGCCGACGAACTCGGCTTCCACGCCTGTTACGCCGCCGACGAGACCTGGCACAAGGACATGTGGTTACTGTTCGCCGCCGCCGCGGGGCAGACCCGGAACATCCGCTTCGGGCCGAGCCTGTCGTCTGTCGTGCTGCGCGAGCCGACCCTGATCGCCCAGTCGCTGGCCACCCTCGACGAGCTTTCCGGAGGGCGCGCCGAGGGCGTGCTGTCGTGCGGGAACTTCGGGCTGCTCGCCCAGTACGGCATCGACTGGGCGAGGACGAAGCCGCTGTCGCGCACGAAGGAGGCGCTGCACGTCGTACGGACCCTGCTGGACGAGGGCACGATCACGTACGACGGCGAGTTCTTCTCGTACGACGGGCTCTTCACCTTCGCGCGGCCCGTGCAGGAGCACCTGCCGGTGCTGCTCGGCGCGATGCGCGGGCCGAAGTCCTTCGAGGCGGCGGGCGAGCTGTCGGACGGCTGCCACCACGCGCTCAGCTACACGCGGGAGGCGTACGACTACGCCGTCAAGCACCTCAGGATCGGTGCGGAGCGTGCCGGGAAGGACTGGCGGAGCCTCGACATCGGGGCGTGGGTGGTCTTCGCGACCGACCGGGACTCCGCGAAGGCGAAGGAGGCGGCCCGCTCCATGGTCGGCATCTACGCCTCCTCCATGCCGGAGGAACAACTGCGCCGCAACGGCGTGGACCCGGCCGAACTCAAGCCGGTCATCGAGGCGATCGCGGCGGGAGACCTGGCGAAGGGCATCGAGCTGACCTCGCCGGAGGTCGCCGAGAAGCTGTCGGTGTCGGGGACGCCCGAGGAGTGCCTGGAGAAGATCCGCACCGAGATCGAGCCCGCCGGGGTCAACCACATGATCTGTGCGATCACCGACAGTGGGCTGGTGAAGGCGTTCACCGGGCGGGAGCTGGCGGGCGTGGCGGACGTGGACGCCCAACTCCGGCTGATCCACGACGAGATCATGCCGCACTGGAAGTAGGGCGACCCGTCAGGGACGCGGGGAACTGCGCGACCGGCCGCGACCGACCCGCACAGTTCCCCGCGAGCTCACAGGTCAGCGACCGTGCCGCCCGCCTGCGGCAGAGCGCTTGCGCACCGAGCCGAACATCACCGCGGCGCCGAGCGCCAACACCGCCGCGCCGCCGACCGCGATGTACGGGGTGGTGGAGTCGCCACCGGTCTCGGCGAGGTTCTCGTCGGGCTTCGCCGGGGTGGCGGCGCCGCCCTGCGGGGCCGGGGCGTTGGCGTCCGTACCGGCGGACGGGGTCTGCGGGGCGGCGGTCCGCACGCCCGCGCCCGTCTTGTGGTCGCTGTCGCCGTGGCCCTTGTGCTCGACCGTCGACTTGCCGGCGCCCGCGGCTATGTCCTGGTCGGACGGCGCGGAGGCGACGGGGGCCGGGGGCGTGGTGCCCGCGCCCGCCTCCGGGCCCTTGCCGCCGGTGTCCTTGCCGAAGACCACGTCGGAGCAGGTGTAGAACGCCTCCGGGCTGTCCGAGCGCTGCCACACGCTGTAGACCAGGTGGCGGCCCGACTTCTGGGGCACGTTGCCCTCGAAGACGTAGTCACCGGCCTCCATCTTCGGGTCGGTGACCGAGGCGAAGGGCTTGGCCTCCAGGTCGGACCACTTCAGGGGCTTCGCCGGGTCGTAGCCGTCCTTGGTGACGTACAGGTAGAAGGAGCCCTTGTGCGGGGCGGTGCCCTTGTAGCGGAAGGTGTGCTTGCCCGCCGCGAGCTTCGAGGACGGCCAGTCGGCGCGCGGCAGGTCCAGGCCCTTGTACTTGTCGTTGCCCGCGGAGCACAGCTTGCCGTCGGGGATGAGGGCCTTGTGGTTGCCCGCCGCGTTCGCGATGTTCACCGCGTTCCAGTCGTAGAACGCCTGGGCGCCGCTGGCGGCGACGGCCGCCTTGCAGGCCGCCGACTTCGGGCTCTCGGGGCCTTCCGCGTAGCAGGCGGAGACCCGGCTGACCGGGTCCGTCATGGAGCCGTGCGCGGCGGCCGGGGAAGCGGCGAGCCCGGTCAGCGCGAGCGGCGCGAGGCCCAGGGCGGCGACGGTGGCGGCTTTGCGGCGGGCAGCGGTCCGACGAGCAGCGGTCATGGTGCGGAACTCCTTGGCAGGGGACGTGTGCGTGGCTGGAGGAGAGGGGGGAGATCTCCCCCGGCGCAACAGCACGCTAGACCCCGGAATCCGCGGAATTCCTTGCGAGGAGCGGGTGATGGTGATCTTTATGGCCCGCTTAAGGAAGCGCTCATCGACGGTTAAGAAGGCGCCCGGAATGGGCAGTTCCGGCCATGCTGATGCTGCGTCACACCACTCGTCGGGACCGTCACACTCACTGGTGCCGCCGCTCCGGCCGCCGGTACCGTCACACCACCCACCGGTACCGTCACACCACCCACCGGTACCGTCACACCCGCCGGTACCGTCACACCACCCACCGGTACCGGCGCTCCGGCCGCCCCGTCCCCCCGTACCGCAGCGTCACCTCGGCCCGCCCGGTCGTCGTGAAGTACTCCAGATACCGGCGCGCGCTCACCCGCGACAGCGCCCCGCCCTCGGCGCACTCCGTCGCCGACAAGCCCTCCGGATGCGCCCGCAGCGTCCGCTCCACCAGCTCCGCCGTGTGCGCGGCCAGGCCCTTCGGCAGCTCCCGCGACCCCGGCGGGCGCGTCCCGAACAGCTGGTCCACGTCCTCCTGCCGGGCCTGCCCGTGCACGGAGAGGGCGTCGAACCGGGTGCGCAGCGAGGCCACGTGCCGCAACTGCTCGCGCAGCGCCGCCTGGTGGAACGGTTTGATCAGGTAGTGCAGCGCCCCGGCCCGCAGCGCCGCCCGTACGATCCCCGCGTCCCGCGCCGCCGTGATGAACAGGGCGTCGGCCGTCGGCCGCCCCGCGTCCAGCGCCTCCGCGGCCCGCAGCTCACGCAGCACGTCGAGGCCGTCCATGTCGGGCAGATACACGTCCAGGAGTACGAGATCGGGGCGCAGC
It contains:
- a CDS encoding ABC transporter permease translates to MTGYVLRRALQAAAVLLVITAVTFGLFHAAPSDPALTACGPQCDSAQVAELRISMGLDQPILAQFADYLRGLFLGRSIRDLDGTVLDCAAPCLGYSYVLQQPVLEAVLEHLPATLSLAAGALVVIVVLGVGVGFTAALRRGSATDRLLSGFTLVGASVQIYFLGYVLQYLLVYTTGLLPVPGYTPLGEDPAAWLTGLLLPWLVLGFVNAAVFARLSRSQLLETMHEGYVRTARAKGMSAVRAHLKYTARGASGPLVQLLGLEVGVLFGGAFITETVFGISGVGRLAVDSVLQNDLPTVVGTVLLAAFFVVVFVAVADLVVARLDPRVRLA
- a CDS encoding ABC transporter ATP-binding protein; the encoded protein is MTAVLAARDLSVAFTGREGEVTAVDRVSFELMPGEVLGLVGESGSGKSTVGLAALGLHDPVRTRIGGSLTVCGTQVVGAPEARVRALRGDRISMVFQDALAALSPFHPVGEQVAEAYRLHHPAASRAEARERAGAMLERVGIPAARAREYPHLFSGGMRQRVMIAMALVNDPAVVVADEPTTALDVRVQRQVMDVLGELVADSGTAVLLVTHDVGVVAERADRMLVMRGGVLLEEGPTGKLLADAKHPYTRALIGAAPTMESVPGTRLATVDEPSPSAVPVRGAGPDAGAVLAEVKGLRVEFPVARRLFGRRPEPRVAVRDVSLRIAEGETLGLVGESGSGKSTTARVLAGLQRPTAGTVRVAGRDISGAADSASLRRELSREVQLVFQDPYASLNPRRTVEQIVTTPLTVHTSLDASERRERAAELLTQVGLSPDQLPRYPHEFSGGQRQRIGIARALAVRPKLIVADEPVSALDVSVQAQVLNLLMDLRDEFGLSLLFVSHDLAVVRHFCDHVAVMHQGEVVESGTREEVFGGPRHAYTRELLAGGIFSPSGV
- the adhE gene encoding bifunctional acetaldehyde-CoA/alcohol dehydrogenase — translated: MQAQEMVDGLVQGALEALAAFEGLDQEQVDHIVKKSSLAALAAHGDLARQAVEETGRGVFEDKAVKNLFACEHVTNSMAGLRTVGVVHRDELNGITEIAEPVGVVCAMTPVTNPTSTTIFKALIALKTRNPIVFAFHPSAQKCSSEAARIVRDAAVAAGAPEDCVQWIDAPSMEATGLLMNHDGVSTILATGGNAMVTSAYSCGKPALGVGAGNVPAYIARSGKLQRAVHDVVLSKAFDNGMICASEQAVILDAEIYEAGIAEFERLHAYVLSAAEKTKVEEFVFGTTAYATNCGGAKLNAAVVGKSPQWIAEQAGFEVPEDASILLAECAEVGPAEPLTREKLSPILAALKADDTEHGLRLSAQMVEFDGLGHSAAIHTEDEELAEEFGRRVKAVRVIVNAPSTFGGIGDVYNAFLPSLTLGCGSYGHNSVSNNVTAVNLLNIKRIGRRNTNMQWFKVPPKIYFERNSLRYLGEMAGMKRVTIVTDKTMSALGFVQKVTDILGGREDRVVLQVIDTVEPNPELETVKAGAALMRDFRPDTIIALGGGSPMDAAKIMWLMYERPEVEFADTKEKFFDVRKRAYKFPALGEKAQLVAIPTTSGTGSEVTPFAVISDPKAAQKYPLADYALTPNVAIVDPTLPMGLPAKVTADSGFDALTHATEAYVSVYANDYTDGLCLQAIKLIFENLERCVVDGANDPEAREKMHNASTVAGMAFANAFLGLVHAMAHTLGNTFYVAHGRTNALLLPHVIRHNGQVAAKATPWPKAEVYQAPERFQAIAKALGLPASTPAEGVESYARAVEELRARCGIPASFQEEGVDEKAFLAALPQQALNAYADQCAPANPRMPMIADMKNLMTRAYYGK
- a CDS encoding AAA family ATPase, whose translation is MLTTLAVENYRSLRKLIVELGRVNVVTGANGTGKSSLYRALRLLADSSRNGAVAALAREGGLNSTLWAGPEKIGRAVREGLYPVQGTAPQGPVNLRLGFAGDEFGYAIDFGQQPPDAHSMFGADPEIKRECTWAGPVLRPAALLSERSGPAVRVRTASGDWHRSQGQIRPYDSMLSEVADPQLAPDLLLLRERIRNWRFYDHVRTDAHAPARSAQIGTRTPVLSADGSDLAAALQTIREIGDHAAMDEAIDSAFPGSRVSVASHGGRFELELHQHGLLRPLGAPELSDGTLRYLLWVAALLTPRPPTLLVLNEPETSLHPDLLRPLADLILTAGRTVQLVVVTHARPLADALLEGTRRARIDLNTIELTKDFGQTTVSGREGPLDEPLWYWPKR
- a CDS encoding acetate uptake transporter, whose amino-acid sequence is MEPTAQAQLGPLGLTGFIVVTIIATGIDAGVFPEKLAHSVLPVVGFFVGGLAQLLAGLFQAQRGDTWHATVFGGFGLFWCAKAVLIQWVLPATDPALRGDVNGLFALPWVFVVFVLWLACFRIHLALLLTFTCVLVVFIGMTCFGFTGIVGWNRIAGWAGLCAAAGATYLLAGQVLASTWGRPVLPMGRFLAPEDHPES
- a CDS encoding DUF3533 domain-containing protein, whose translation is MRFADELKHAVTPRAALLVIGCLALQLLFITSYVGALHHPKPRDIKVAVVAPGGAAEQFTEQLRKLPGSPLDPRPLASEAAARDEMLNRDIDATLLVDPRGGTQDTLLVASGQGGSETRALEQIFTEVATSQRRTVTFKDIAPASAQDANGLSSFYLVVGWCVGGYLCAAILAISAGARPANRKRAAIRLGAMALYSVVSGLLGAVIAGPVLGALPGSMWGLWGLGALTVFAVGALTLALQGIFGVVGIGLAILIIVIGGNPSAGGAFPGPMLPGFWRSIGPALPPGAATWVARSIAYFKGNNVTGPLLVLSAWAVVGAALTMAVASLRRPSPEEVLLDTDPDDRADGTGGATLDTGHRA
- a CDS encoding LLM class flavin-dependent oxidoreductase yields the protein MKFSYVMLPDYPLQDSLASIRLADELGFHACYAADETWHKDMWLLFAAAAGQTRNIRFGPSLSSVVLREPTLIAQSLATLDELSGGRAEGVLSCGNFGLLAQYGIDWARTKPLSRTKEALHVVRTLLDEGTITYDGEFFSYDGLFTFARPVQEHLPVLLGAMRGPKSFEAAGELSDGCHHALSYTREAYDYAVKHLRIGAERAGKDWRSLDIGAWVVFATDRDSAKAKEAARSMVGIYASSMPEEQLRRNGVDPAELKPVIEAIAAGDLAKGIELTSPEVAEKLSVSGTPEECLEKIRTEIEPAGVNHMICAITDSGLVKAFTGRELAGVADVDAQLRLIHDEIMPHWK
- a CDS encoding lytic polysaccharide monooxygenase, giving the protein MTAARRTAARRKAATVAALGLAPLALTGLAASPAAAHGSMTDPVSRVSACYAEGPESPKSAACKAAVAASGAQAFYDWNAVNIANAAGNHKALIPDGKLCSAGNDKYKGLDLPRADWPSSKLAAGKHTFRYKGTAPHKGSFYLYVTKDGYDPAKPLKWSDLEAKPFASVTDPKMEAGDYVFEGNVPQKSGRHLVYSVWQRSDSPEAFYTCSDVVFGKDTGGKGPEAGAGTTPPAPVASAPSDQDIAAGAGKSTVEHKGHGDSDHKTGAGVRTAAPQTPSAGTDANAPAPQGGAATPAKPDENLAETGGDSTTPYIAVGGAAVLALGAAVMFGSVRKRSAAGGRHGR